Proteins co-encoded in one Arachis stenosperma cultivar V10309 chromosome 7, arast.V10309.gnm1.PFL2, whole genome shotgun sequence genomic window:
- the LOC130941745 gene encoding protein DAMAGED DNA-BINDING 2, translating into MAPITRKAFFPKVIIERDSDTEHSSSEEEEEGPESLQEEEEEEEEDNDVNVAGNGNAERLEVGLDCKRKGKAPITITLKKVCKVCKKPGHEAGFKGATYIDCPMKPCFLCKMPGHTTLTCPHRVTTEYGVIPAPRKKTRKPLEYVFERQLKPSVPSIKPKYVIPDQVNCAVIRYHSRRVTCLEFHPTKNNILLSGDKKGQLGVWDFQKVHERMVYGNIHSCILNNMKFDPRNDCMVYSASSDGTISYSDMETGISSCPLNLNPDGWQGPNTWKMLYGMDINFEKGLVLAADSFGFLHMVDTRSNHKTSDAILIHKKGRKVVGLHCNPVQPDLLLSCGNDHFARIWDIRRIEPKSSIYELKHGGVVNSAYFSPVSGCKILTTSQDNRLRIWDSIFGNMDSPSREIVHSNDFNRYLTPFKAEWDPKDPSESLAVIGRYISENYNGAALHPIDFIDTSTGQLVAEVMDPNITTITPVNKLHPRDDILASGSSRSLFIWKPKETSAPVEEKDESKIVICGGAEKKRGKKKHDDSDESDDEAFLPKNKKSKSEKTNWKLTRCTKNKC; encoded by the exons ATGGCACCCATAACTAGAAAAGCTTTCTTCCCGAAGGTCATCATTGAGAGGGACTCCGACACTGAACACAGTTcctcagaagaagaagaggaagggCCAGAATcacttcaagaagaagaagaggaggaggaggaggacaatGATGTTAATGTTGCTGGGAATGGGAACGCGGAGAGGTTGGAAGTGGGTTTGGATTgtaagaggaaagggaaagcaccGATCACTATCACTCTCAAAAAAGTTTGCAAG GTGTGTAAGAAGCCTGGACATGAAGCGGGGTTCAAGGGTGCTACTTATATTGATTGCCCTATGAAGCCTTGCTTTCTCTGTAAAATGCCTG GACATACCACTTTGACTTGCCCTCATCGGGTGACCACTGAGTATGGAGTTATTCCGGCACCTCGCAAAAAGACACGTAAACCATTGGAGTatgtgtttgaacgccagctaaAACCTTCTGTTCCTTCG ATCAAGCCCAAATATGTGATCCCAGATCAAGTGAATTGTGCCGTTATTAGATATCACAGTAGACGTGTAACTTGTTTGGAGTTCCACCCGACAAAAAATAACATCCTTTTATCTGGAGATAAg AAAGGACAACTTGGAGTTTGGGATTTTCAGAAAGTACATGAGAGGATGGTCTATGGTAACATACATTCTTGTATTCTGAATAACATGAA GTTTGATCCTAGAAATGATTGCATGGTCTATTCTGCATCCTCGGATGGAACAATTAGTTATTCTGACATGGAGACTGGAATATCATCCTGTCCATTGAACCTGAACCCTGATGGATGGCAG GGTCCAAACACTTGGAAAATGCTCTATGGCATGGATATTAACTTTGAAAAGGGTCTTGTGCTTGCTGCCGATAGCTTTGGCTTTCTTCACAT GGTTGACACTCGCTCTAACCACAAGACTAGTGATGCAATTTTGATCCATAAAAAAGGTCGAAAGGTAGTTGGTCTCCATTGCAACCCAGTTCAGCCAGACCTCCTATTGAGTTGTGGAAATGATCATTTT GCTCGTATTTGGGATATTCGTCGAATAGAACCAAAATCATCCATATATGAACTTAAGCACGGCGGTGTAGTCAACTCAGCCTATTTCTCTCCAGTGTCTGGGTGCAAAATTCTTACCACATCACAAGACAACCGTCTTCGTATTTGGGATTCAATCTTTGGAAATATGGACTCCCCCAGCCGAGAAATTGTTCACAGTAATGATTTCAATCGTTACTTGACCCCTTTTAAAGCTGAATGGGATCCAAag GATCCATCGGAATCGCTTGCTGTCATTGGTCGTTATATAAGCGAGAACTATAATGGAGCTGCCTTACATCCCATTGATTTTATAGATACCAGTACCGGACAATTGGTAGCTGAAGTCATGGATCCAAACATCACAACCATCACTCCAGTGAATAAGTTACACCCACGCGATGATATCCTAGCATCTGGAAGTTCAAG ATCTCTGTTCATATGGAAGCCCAAGGAGACATCTGCGCCTGTAGAGGAGAAAGATGAGAGCAAAATTGTGATTTGTGGAGGAGCCGAGAAGAAACGCGGTAAGAAGAAGCACGATGACAGTGATGAATCAGATGATGAAGCATTCCTACCCAAGAACAAGAAATCTAAGTCGGAAAAGACCAACTGGAAATTGACTCGCTGCACCAAGAATAAATGCTGA
- the LOC130940468 gene encoding dehydrodolichyl diphosphate synthase 2-like yields MFSLRLPIPIENTLITPPPKSNNNNTYNSSLCAHSYSSYSHSQTNRFLTVRNVALQKNGNSVGDSKDTMMQPFPEELNAEPLPSHVAVIMDGNGRWAKMRNLMPSAGHQAGAEALKEMVRLCASWGIKVLTVFAFSTDNWVRPKVEVDFLMSLFEKTINSEIDVFIREGIRISVIGDASKLPSSLLRMIKYAEESTKENSRLQLIVAVSYSGKYDVVQACRSVAKKVKDGILDLEEINEGIIEQELETNCTEFPNPDLLIRTSGELRVSNFLLWQLAYTELYFDGALWPDFGKEEFVEALSSFQQRKRRFGGR; encoded by the exons atgttCTCACTAAGACTCCCTATCCCGATCGAGAACACACTAATAACTCCGCCTCCAAAATCCAATAATAACAACACTTATAATTCTTCTCTCTGTGCCCATTCTTATTCCTCTTATTCCCATAGCCAAACAAACCGGTTTCTAACCGTTAGGAATGTGGCGCTTCAAAAAAACGGGAACTCAGTCGGGGATTCGAAAGATACGATGATGCAGCCGTTTCCAGAGGAGCTGAACGCGGAGCCGTTGCCGAGCCACGTGGCAGTGATAATGGACGGGAATGGGCGGTGGGCGAAGATGAGGAACCTGATGCCATCGGCGGGGCACCAGGCTGGGGCGGAGGCGCTGAAGGAGATGGTGAGGCTGTGTGCTAGTTGGGGGATTAAGGTCCTGACAGTTTTTGCGTTTTCTACTGATAACTGGGTTCGCCCTAAG GTGGAGGTGGATTTCTTGATGAGCCTGTTCGAAAAAACAATAAACTCTGAAATTGATGTTTTTATCAG GGAAGGAATCCGAATATCCGTGATTGGAGATGCATCAAAGCTCCCCAGCTCATTACTTAGAATGATAAAGTATGCAGAGGAGAGCACAAAAGAAAATTCAAGACTCCAACTCATAGTAGCAGTTAGTTATAGTGGAAAATACGATGTGGTCCAAGCATGCAGGAGTGTGGCAAAAAAAGTCAAAGATGGGATTCTAGATTTGGAAGAAATCAACGAAGGCATCATAGAACAGGAATTGGAGACTAACTGCACTGAATTTCCTAACCCTGATTTGCTAATAAGAACAAGTGGTGAACTCAGAGTAAGTAATTTCTTGTTGTGGCAATTGGCATACACAGAACTTTACTTCGATGGAGCACTGTGGCCAGATTTTGGCAAGGAGGAGTTTGTAGAAGCATTGAGTTCATTTCAGCAGAGAAAGAGGCGCTTTGGTGGACGCTAA